One stretch of Nocardia fluminea DNA includes these proteins:
- a CDS encoding 4Fe-4S dicluster domain-containing protein yields MIELLRAQDCIGCDKCVTACPTNVFDRVEGGIPVIARQSDCQTCFMCEAYCPTDALYVAPEVTALPPDAAVPAEHIGRYREKLGWGHGRTAGAQLAVGPRLPHGAPPPRLNP; encoded by the coding sequence GTGATCGAACTACTGCGCGCGCAGGACTGCATCGGCTGCGACAAATGCGTCACGGCCTGCCCTACCAACGTCTTCGACCGCGTCGAGGGCGGAATCCCGGTTATCGCACGGCAATCCGATTGCCAGACGTGCTTCATGTGCGAGGCGTACTGCCCCACCGACGCGCTCTACGTCGCACCCGAGGTCACCGCGCTGCCGCCGGACGCGGCGGTACCCGCCGAGCACATCGGCCGATATCGGGAGAAGCTCGGGTGGGGTCACGGGCGTACCGCGGGCGCTCAGCTCGCGGTGGGGCCGCGGCTGCCACACGGCGCGCCACCGCCGCGGCTCAACCCCTGA